From a region of the Zingiber officinale cultivar Zhangliang chromosome 4B, Zo_v1.1, whole genome shotgun sequence genome:
- the LOC121975368 gene encoding chromatin modification-related protein EAF1 B-like isoform X3 produces MQKLRGLRLSYSTNLRLGKSEEGSLNFLRKVEIPWILNLVMELLPVYNLLHVQTNVLSHMLPAKGSFTLAASPHGDSVESSEKPGGSMSRETNIGDNLLLFKRENNKVHGERYAKHRGKRGSVGLLEQSSQVGVNHNMKEVDDSIIFRPGANGQAYARRNRSKTTRDSANLSLTDAASRHGNKASVASSNAPASKDIKAQDSSFSSISNAKDDNQNCILKVSVADDRADIPLDVEQNNNTTNNIIVDEMPEEVKEVKITENMQLDDSYIQHSSIPENKDTSSQSGAFIVEDGLRPVGLLSTPLESSVSKNTCDVGKINGFGAHDETKIIFDEDDTRNKNFVEGPTSKNLHSDSMDGNTIANGAVNNESPDDEQPLLLRSANGRSGGDQTVSEQSLLDARSLKEDNEAFNSDTHINANNASCSVQLNLSDLVVREKDNDSDSKTEIVSEVTPVANSEPEKLNDEIICESATKMDISSSQPSFTKRKDTGLLLSSAAGFPKVILDNKSSLSTTCLQTSTSDQKKAHEDAILKEAQLIEARLKRAGELPTSSVHLEKHQKCHWDFVLKEMAWMANDFMQERLWKTTAASQVSRLIASCGRTMFKQENLLCKQRSSARSLARAVMDFWRTAELICSDKTPNVREFKSDSIRPSNVNESDVEKGKVPHSVMQYAARFLKHNGETSCCSTLVEAPTTPDCPNGPGILIIPREDKLIEENIFYKVPHGAMQAYRESVEVQLMHHRKLANSVHQEECEASLCNSIAGGHGEDVYEEEEGETGTYHLPGNFEGGLLSKLAHKKRKHMQQKSSATRHNEDGTYFSYEPCSEYKSGNQPFILNGKRNSSTFNVGSFPTKRVRTASRQRFVSPYSSGALGPFQMTSKTDASSEDTSSFLDDQSSLHGGSMARKNSGVDNTVDFDRQLSFDGEISSKSKKKKKKPKHLGYKNSLNIGEPGLLVLPGKQGPIRSSYEQRLQTDPSIQHEQNSKRRMESQNFDSNGNTGFGQHVAKKPKLLRQMIEASPDGLVPFAGSLPSPVASQMSNMSNSNKLIKVIASRDRARKSKALKMAAGQSGPGSPWSNFEDQALVVLVHDMGPNWELVSDAMNSTLQFKCIFRKPKECKERHKFLMDKSAGDGADSAEDSGSSQPYPSTLPGIPKGSARQLFQRLQGPIEEDILKTHFEKIILHRQKLSPCSRQIGNQEPRQITQAHSSHVVALSQVCPNNLNGGILTPFDFCESISSSPDVFPLAYQGPHTGSLTVPSHQGPVSPVLPTSNANTILQGSTGLVLSSSLPLASGPSNPSSREPQRFGVPRPSTVSVDDPQRMQQYSQMLPGRNHQQPNVLSGTLPMGVDRGVRMLPVPGGMGLMSGRGIPMSRPTFQGINSPGMLNMVTSGNMVASGSHGVQNSVNVHPSVVSSQGNSTMRPRDPLQMLRPGQNPDEHRQIMMQEMQMQTSPTNGQSVSPFNGISTSFPNATTVPASAQTFPVQQHQQSHQMLQQGHMLGNPHPHIQGTSHSSPQQQAYAMRAAKERQLHQRMMPQLQRHISVPNAVPPAQTNAQVQSQSQSSSTVIPVSSSQGQHKQQNISRNPPSGMSNQINQRQRQQVQQNQSRQPQQQRQSSQQQAKLMKGLGRGGMLINHNLSTDSSQVSGFSSASKNQLSDKNILQQSQGFFPASSALNSTSNQIGNQTNIYPHSLSQSTKQLSPISDTSNQGSTQNSPSNSMLTPQQAAIPSVSLVKHNQQPQHRYLNQSQPGIQRTAIQQNRHINSDDRIQSSTDQCPIVQVVTSASSVQCTDSASSVVSSSTRWNPEPLYDKDAPNPTGYASSKQETVMVSDTLVPSSSQGLPHQLSGGMSVHGNTNGGQRQQQQQLQQQQLKHQPQQQHEQLVSRHSDLGAG; encoded by the exons ATGCAGAAATTGAGAGGGCTCAGGCTGAGCTACA GCACGAATCTGAGATTAGGGAAGAGCGAAGAAGGGAGCTTGAATTTCTTGAGAAA GGTGGAAATCCCTTGGATTTTAAATTTGGTCATGGAGCTTCTGCCAGTGTACAATCTACTTCATGTACAGACCAACGTGCTGAGCCATATGTTACCAG CTAAAGGTAGTTTCACATTGGCTGCTTCGCCGCATGGTGATTCAGTTGAAAGCAGTGAGAAACCTGGTGGTTCCATGAGTCGCGAAACTAATATTGGAGACAATTTGTTGCTTTTTAAACGGGAAAACAACAAAGTACATGGAGAGAGATATGCCAAACATAGAGGTAAAAGAGGTAGTGTTGGTCTATTGGAACAATCATCTCAAGTTGGTGTAAATCATAATATGAAAGAAGTAGATGACTCTATTATCTTCCGGCCTGGGGCTAATGGCCAAGCATATGCGCGGCGTAATAGATCGAAAACAACTCGTGATTCTGCCAATTTAAGTTTGACTGATGCTGCTTCTCGACATGGCAACAAAGCTTCTGTTGCATCGTCAAATGCACCTGCATCAAAGGATATAAAAGCTCAGGATAGTTCTTTCTCATCCATttcaaatgcaaaagatgataacCAAAATTGTATTCTAAAGGTTTCGGTGGCAGATGATCGAGCAGATATCCCTTTAGATGTGGAGCAGAATAATAACACGACCAATAACATAATTGTAGATGAAATGCCTGAGGAAGTGAAAGAAGTCAAGATAACTGAAAATATGCAGTTAGATGATTCCTATATTCAACATTCATCTATTCCTGAGAATAAAGATACCTCCTCTCAGTCTGGTGCTTTTATTGTAGAGGATGGTCTTAGACCAGTTGGTTTACTTTCTACCCCATTGGAGTCTAGTGTAAGTAAGAACACATGTGATGTTGGAAAAATCAATGGATTTGGTGCTCATGATGAAACTAAGATCATTTTTGACGAGGATGATACAAGAAATAAGAATTTTGTTGAAGGTCCAACTAGCAAAAACTTACATTCAGATTCTATGGATGGAAATACTATTGCAAATGGTGCTGTTAACAATGAAAGTCCTGATGATGAGCAACCCTTGCTGCTAAGGTCAGCAAATGGTAGATCAGGTGGAGACCAGACAGTCTCTGAACAGTCTCTGCTAGATGCCAGATCTTTAAAAGAAGATAACGAGGCATTCAATTCTGATACCCACATTAATGCTAATAATGCATCTTGCTCAGTTCAACTAAACCTCAGTGACTTGGTTGTTCGGGAGAAAGATAATGATTCTGATAGTAAAACTGAGATTGTAAGTGAAGTCACACCTGTTGCCAACTCAGAACCTGAGAAACTGAATGATGAAATCATATGCGAATCAGCAACGAAAATGGATATTTCTTCAAGTCAACCAAGTTTCACAAAAAGGAAAGATACAGGGTTACTACTTTCCTCAGCGGCTGGGTTTCCAAAGGTCATCCTTGATAACAAAAGTTCCTTGTCTACCACTTGCCTTCAAACTTCCACTTCAGATCAAAAAAAGGCACATGAAGATGCTATATTAAAAGAAGCTCAATTAATAGAG GCAAGGCTTAAAAGGGCTGGAGAACTGCCTACTAGTAGTGTGCATCTTGAGAAGCATCAAAAATGTCATTGGGATTTTGTGCTTAAAGAAATGGCATGGATGGCAAATGATTTCATGCAG GAACGATTATGGAAAACTACAGCTGCTTCTCAAGTGTCTAGGTTGATTGCTTCTTGTGGTCGAACTATGTTCAAACAGGAAAATTTACTGTGCAAGCAAAGAAGTTCAGCTAGAAGTTTGGCTAGGGCTGTTATGGATTTCTGGCGTACAGCTGAGCTTATTTGTAGTGACAAGACACCTAATGTAAGAGAGTTCAAATCAGATAGTATTAGGCCATCAAATGTCAACGAGTCTGATGTGGAGAAAGGGAAG GTTCCACATTCTGTCATGCAGTATGCAGCTAGGTTCCTGAAACATAATGGTGAGACATCATGTTGCTCTACCTTGGTCGAAGCACCTACAACACCTGACTGCCCAAATGGTCCAGGCATTTTGATAATACCTCGGGAAGACAAACTTATAGAA GAAAATATTTTCTATAAAGTTCCTCATGGTGCGATGCAGGCATACAGAGAATCTGTGGAAGTTCAATTGATGCATCACAGA AAACTTGCTAATTCTGTGCATCAAGAAGAGTGTGAGGCCTCTCTTTGTAATTCAATTGCAG GTGGACACGGAGAGGATGTATATGAAGAAGAGGAAGGTGAAACTGGTACTTATCATCTGCCTGGAAACTTTGAAGGTGGCCTATTATCAAAACTTGCTCACAAGAAAAGAAAGCATATGCAGCAAAAATCCAGTGCCACAAGACACAATGAAGATGGTACATATTTTTCTTATGAACCTTGCTCAGAATACAAATCAGGAAATCAACCTTTTATATTGAATGGAAAAAGAAATTCAAGTACCTTTAATGTGGGTTCATTTCCGACGAAACGTGTGAGGACCGCTAGTAGACAACGATTTGTTAGTCCTTATTCTTCTGGAGCTCTTGGACCATTCCAAATGACTAGTAAAACTGATGCATCTAGTGAAGACACAAGTTCTTTCCTAGATGACCAGAGTTCATTACATGGTGGATCCATGGCCAGGAAAAATTCTGGAGTTGATAATACTGTAGACTTTGATAGGCAGTTGTCATTTGATGGTGAAATTTCATCCAAatcgaagaaaaagaagaagaaaccaaAGCATTTAGGGTATAAGAATTCACTAAATATCGGTGAGCCTGGTCTTTTGGTTCTTCCTGGAAAG CAGGGTCCAATTCGATCATCATATGAACAAAGGTTGCAAACTGATCCTTCAATTCAGCATGAACAG AATTCTAAAAGGAGAATGGAATCTCAAAATTTTGATTCAAATGGAAACACAG GTTTTGGGCAACATGTTGCTAAGAAGCCTAAATTATTGAGGCAAATGATTGAGGCATCTCCCGATGGACTTGTGCCTTTTGCTGGGTCATTGCCTTCACCAGTTGCTTCCCAGATGAGTAATATGTCCAACTCAAATAAGCTTATCAAAGTTATTGCTAGCCGAGATCGTGCAAGAAAAAGTAAAGCACTAAAG ATGGCTGCTGGACAATCTGGACCTGGAAGTCCATGGTCAAATTTTGAGGATCAG GCACTTGTTGTCCTTGTCCATGATATGGGTCCAAATTGGGAGCTAGTCAGTGATGCAATGAACAGTACCCTCCAGTTCAAg TGTATATTCCGTAAACCCAAAGAATGCAAAGAACGGCACAAATTTTTGATGGACAAAAGTGCAGGTGATGGAGCTGATTCTGCAGAAGATTCTGGTTCATCACAACCTTATCCATCCACACTGCCTGGCATTCCAAAG GGAAGTGCACGACAATTGTTTCAGCGTCTTCAGGGACCAATCGAAGAGGATATATTGAAGACACATTTTGAAAAGATTATTTTGCATCGACAGAAGCTTTCTCCCTGTAGTCGCCAG ATTGGTAATCAGGAACCAAGACAAATTACTCAAGCTCATAGTTCTCACGTTGTTGCTCTTTCCCAAGTATGCCCAAACAACTTGAATGGAGGGATCTTAAC GCCATTTGATTTTTGTGAATCAATCTCTTCAAGTCCCGATGTCTTTCCACTTGCATATCAGGGGCCTCACACTGGTAGCTTAACAGTCCCAAGCCATCAAGGTCCTGTTTCTCCTGTCCTCCCTACATCAAATGCTAACACAATTTTACAAGGATCTACTGGCCTAGTGCTAAGTAGCAGCTTACCCTTGGCATCTGGGCCGTCTAATCCTTCTTCTAG GGAACCCCAGAGGTTTGGTGTGCCAAGACCATCCACAGTTTCTGTTGATGATCCACAAAGAATGCAGCAGTATAGCCAAATGCTTCCAGGAAGGAATCATCAGCAGCCTAATGTGTTATCTGGGACTTTACCAATGGGAGTTGACCGTGGTGTTCGAATGTTACCTGTTCCTGGTGGTATGGGGCTGATGTCTGGGAGAGGAATTCCGATGTCAAGGccaacatttcaaggaataaatTCCCCTGGCATGCTGAACATGGTTACAAGTGGAAACATGGTTGCAAGTGGTTCACATGGGGTTCAAAACTCAGTCAATGTTCATCCAAGTGTTGTTTCTAGCCAAGGAAACTCAACGATGCGACCACGGGATCCTTTGCAAATGCTACGG CCTGGTCAAAATCCAGATGAACACAGACAGATTATGATGCAAGAAATGCAGATGCAAACCTCGCCGACAAATGGGCAGTCTGTATCTCCTTTCAATGGTATTAGTACTTCCTTTCCTAATGCAACAACAGTTCCTGCATCAGCTCAAACATTTCCAGTTCAACAACACCAACAGTCTCATCAAATGTTGCAACAAGGTCACATGCTTGGTAACCCTCACCCTCACATCCAAGGTACCAGTCATTCGAGCCCTCAACAGCAGGCATATGCCATGCGAGCTGCGAAAGAAAGGCAACTACATCAACGGATGATGCCTCAACTGCAACGCCATATCTCTGTACCAAATGCAGTACCACCTGCTCAAACTAATGCACAAGTCCAATCTCAATCACAGTCATCTTCTACTGTGATTCCGGTATCTTCTTCACAAGGTCAACATAAACAACAAAACATATCAAGGAACCCACCATCTGGAATGTCAAATCAGATAAACCAAAGACAAAGGCAACAGGTTCAACAAAATCAGTCAAGGCAACCACAGCAACAAAGGCAATCCTCACAACAGCAGGCCAAACTTATGAAAGGACTAGGCAGAGGAGGCATGTTAATTAATCATAACTTATCAACAGATTCCTCTCAAGTTAGTGGTTTTTCATCAGCCTCTAAGAACcaactttctgataaaaacatTTTGCAACAAAGCCAAGGCTTTTTTCCTGCTAGCTCAGCTCTGAACTCAACTTCGAACCAAATTGGAAATCAAACAAATATCTACCCTCATTCACTTTCACAATCTACAAAGCAACTATCACCAATTTCTGATACAAGCAATCAAGGTTCAACTCAAAATTCACCCAGCAATAGCATGTTAACGCCTCAGCAAGCTGCTATTCCATCTGTTTCTCTAGTTAAACATAATCAACAACCTCAGCATCGTTATTTGAATCAATCTCAACCTGGCATTCAGAGAACAGCAATTCAGCAAAATCGTCACATCAACTCTGATGATAGGATACAATCATCAACTGATCAGTGTCCAATCGTTCAGGTGGTTACAAGTGCATCAAGTGTTCAGTGTACTGATTCAGCGTCTTCTGTGGTTTCATCTTCAACTCGGTGGAATCCAGAGCCATTATATGATAAGGATGCACCTAATCCAACAGGATATGCGAGCTCCAAACAGGAAACTGTTATGGTCAGTGACACTTTAGTGCCTTCTTCAAGCCAGGGTCTACCACACCAATTATCAGGAGGTATGTCAGTGCATGGTAATACCAATGGGGGACAGCGGCAGCAGCAACAGCAGCTACAGCAGCAACAGTTAAAACATCAACCTCAGCAGCAGCATGAGCAACTGGTTTCTCGTCATTCAGACTTGGGAGCTGGGTGA